Proteins encoded in a region of the Candidatus Latescibacter sp. genome:
- a CDS encoding aspartate 1-decarboxylase, with protein MQRIMLKSKIHNAVVTEANLSYMGSITIDGTIMDAADILENEQVQVVNLNNGVRFETYVIRGKEGAGIICLNGPAARLGVAGDRLHILSYQILDGEEAKQHKPVIIFLDQNNAIIREKKV; from the coding sequence ATGCAGAGAATCATGCTGAAATCGAAAATACACAATGCTGTAGTAACGGAGGCAAACCTGTCCTATATGGGAAGCATCACTATCGACGGGACAATCATGGATGCCGCCGATATCCTTGAAAATGAACAGGTTCAGGTGGTGAATCTCAATAACGGGGTGCGGTTCGAAACCTACGTTATCCGTGGAAAAGAGGGGGCTGGAATAATATGCCTCAACGGACCGGCTGCCCGCCTGGGAGTGGCAGGCGACCGGCTTCACATTCTGAGTTACCAGATTTTGGATGGAGAGGAAGCGAAACAGCACAAACCGGTCATCATTTTTTTGGATCAGAACAATGCCATCATCCGGGAAAAAAAAGTCTGA